In bacterium, the following are encoded in one genomic region:
- a CDS encoding AMP-binding protein, with the protein MSNIGSYDERLKGFSWDIARRELGWTEGEPLNIGAVCSDRVCDRGLGANTALVWEGFGGRRAAYTFADLRAHSNAFAKFLAGQGLAPGDRICIFMDKIPSLYFSFLGVLKMGGIAQPLFSAFGDDSLHVRLESAGTRAILTTQKHVRKVRKIRDSLPALEKVIVVDGEEAKLKPGEIFFDVEAAPRLERFDVFPSGPETPSVLHYTSGTTGQPKGAQHVHASIWAQYITTKWVLDLTDDDVYWCTADPGWVTGTSYGIIGPWSMGITQCVLDEGFSADRWYKFIQDNRITVWYSAPTAIRSLMRQGTETVKKYDLSCLRHLVSVGEPLNAEAVIWSQEAFGLPFHDSFWQTETGSIMISNYPGMPIKPGSMGKPFPGIEATVLDLKTHEPVTEPGRVGLIAFRPGWPAMFRAYHAKPDVYRSKFVGDVDDRDPDDLRQDKSLWYVSGDRASIDPEGYYWFVGRDDDVINTGGHLVGPFEIESALIEHEAVAEAAAVGKPDEVNMEVVKAFVTLNPGYEPTGDLELSIMNFIRKKLSPLAMPQEIEFTDKLPKTRSGKILRRYLRALEWGEEVGDLSTLEDD; encoded by the coding sequence ATGAGTAACATCGGCTCCTACGACGAGAGGCTGAAAGGTTTTTCCTGGGACATCGCCCGGCGGGAGCTGGGCTGGACCGAGGGCGAGCCCCTGAACATCGGCGCCGTCTGCTCCGACCGGGTCTGCGACCGCGGCCTTGGCGCTAATACCGCCCTGGTGTGGGAGGGCTTCGGCGGCAGGCGGGCCGCCTACACCTTCGCGGACCTGCGGGCCCACTCCAACGCCTTCGCCAAATTCCTCGCCGGCCAGGGCCTGGCGCCCGGCGACCGCATCTGCATCTTCATGGACAAGATTCCGAGCCTCTACTTCTCCTTCCTGGGCGTCTTGAAAATGGGCGGCATCGCGCAGCCGCTCTTCTCCGCCTTCGGCGACGACTCCCTCCATGTCCGCCTGGAAAGTGCCGGAACCCGCGCCATCCTCACCACCCAAAAGCACGTGCGCAAGGTCCGCAAAATCCGGGATTCCCTCCCGGCCCTGGAGAAGGTCATCGTCGTGGACGGCGAGGAGGCCAAGCTCAAGCCCGGCGAGATTTTCTTCGACGTGGAGGCCGCCCCGCGCCTCGAACGCTTCGACGTATTCCCCTCCGGCCCCGAGACCCCCTCGGTCCTCCACTACACCTCGGGCACCACGGGGCAGCCCAAGGGCGCCCAGCACGTCCACGCCTCCATCTGGGCCCAGTACATCACCACCAAGTGGGTTCTGGACCTGACCGACGACGACGTCTACTGGTGCACCGCCGATCCCGGCTGGGTCACCGGCACCAGCTACGGCATCATCGGCCCCTGGAGCATGGGGATAACCCAGTGCGTCCTCGACGAGGGCTTCAGCGCCGACCGCTGGTACAAGTTCATCCAGGACAACCGGATCACCGTGTGGTACTCCGCCCCCACCGCCATCCGCTCCCTCATGCGCCAGGGCACGGAAACGGTGAAAAAGTACGACCTCTCCTGCCTGCGGCACCTGGTCAGCGTGGGCGAGCCGCTGAACGCCGAGGCCGTCATCTGGAGCCAGGAGGCTTTCGGGCTGCCCTTCCACGACTCCTTCTGGCAGACCGAGACCGGCTCCATAATGATCTCCAACTACCCCGGAATGCCCATCAAGCCGGGATCCATGGGCAAGCCCTTCCCCGGCATCGAGGCCACCGTGCTGGATTTGAAGACCCACGAGCCGGTGACCGAGCCGGGCCGGGTGGGGCTCATCGCCTTCCGCCCCGGCTGGCCCGCCATGTTCCGCGCCTACCACGCGAAGCCCGACGTGTACCGCTCGAAGTTCGTCGGCGACGTGGACGACCGCGACCCCGACGACCTGCGGCAGGATAAAAGTTTGTGGTACGTCTCCGGCGACCGGGCCTCCATAGACCCCGAGGGGTACTACTGGTTCGTGGGCCGCGACGACGACGTGATAAACACCGGCGGTCACCTGGTCGGGCCCTTCGAGATAGAATCCGCCCTCATCGAGCACGAAGCCGTGGCCGAGGCCGCCGCAGTCGGCAAGCCCGACGAGGTCAACATGGAGGTCGTCAAGGCCTTCGTCACCCTCAATCCGGGTTACGAGCCCACGGGCGACCTCGAGCTCTCGATAATGAACTTCATCCGCAAGAAGCTCTCGCCCCTGGCCATGCCCCAGGAAATCGAGTTCACGGACAAGCTGCCGAAGACGCGGTCGGGGAAGATTCTGCGGCGCTACCTCCGCGCCCTCGAGTGGGGCGAGGAAGTCGGGGATTTATCCACTCTGGAAGACGATTGA
- the acpS gene encoding holo-ACP synthase, which translates to MIKGIGVDLVEVERFRRGHHEGGLEFTEEVFTPAEVKYCRSQARYWEHFAARFAAKEAAFKALGAGLAQGMRWKMVEVVREPSGAVSLLFSGRATEMVRSLRITKIHLTLTHNRHSAAAVVVLESRD; encoded by the coding sequence ATGATCAAGGGCATAGGCGTAGACCTGGTCGAGGTGGAGCGCTTCCGGCGCGGTCACCACGAGGGGGGCCTCGAATTCACCGAGGAGGTCTTCACCCCGGCCGAGGTGAAGTACTGCCGCTCCCAAGCGCGGTACTGGGAGCACTTCGCCGCGCGTTTCGCCGCCAAGGAGGCGGCCTTCAAGGCCCTCGGCGCCGGGCTGGCCCAGGGCATGCGCTGGAAGATGGTCGAGGTGGTGCGGGAGCCGTCGGGCGCGGTCTCCCTCCTCTTCAGCGGTCGGGCCACCGAGATGGTCCGGTCTCTGCGGATTACGAAAATTCATCTCACCCTGACCCACAACCGCCATTCCGCCGCCGCCGTGGTCGTGCTGGAGAGCAGGGATTGA
- a CDS encoding FecR family protein: MRFLIPALALCLLTAAFAEEAVLRPGETLEALAERAMGQAGLWRLLLTVNEDLAGRDPQAGERLTLPGPEVGWAELVAGDGHVVVGREHGGFEPLHPDTAVAPGDTARTGELSTAELSVGGARVILAPSTGLRLEGSVRSADASSTLLELLYGRVRAVLDAILGDGEEFRIGGPTAVAIVRGTDFEVASPDPGVTQIAVFRGRVLVEPRLAGEPAGEPFELGPGEGAVVREHGVTRVALPAEPSLLRPGDGASLVFAADARRGVVFEWEAPAGAIRVYFQLAADPACTRLYEERESAAGEALRLELVPGTYYWRAAALDDNGLAGEFSPARSFEVVVDDTPPDLEIQGWRLGGGGRTLTLWGRTTDAANLVVGAGPVPLSGDGGFEATVPTGAYDGSVPLIVRDAAGNSREYRLVFHIPDLPVGLVGPTGGTGLNALVSPRGLEPWSMRVALGADYYDWLVGSTVPEYTPLERAVQPWLAVSLGLGGWGELSLKAPYVNQIFSGGETFGGMGDLALEGKLSPPAPGDFAYALYARAALPTGPTYPERDEVANYRPPVDLGPGTPDGRAALTAGLALQYDFLKGGVLGNLGYDFAAGGGFEGGIGLVWAATDWLSLSVEGQYGVSPYNAFSLVPGFHFRVADLDVSLYVDVPFAADEVLETGLAVVLFEL, from the coding sequence ATGCGTTTTCTCATACCAGCGCTGGCGCTCTGCCTGTTGACCGCGGCCTTCGCCGAGGAAGCGGTCCTGCGCCCCGGGGAGACCCTGGAGGCGCTGGCGGAGCGCGCCATGGGGCAGGCCGGTCTCTGGCGCCTCTTGTTGACGGTGAACGAGGACCTGGCCGGTCGCGACCCCCAGGCCGGCGAGCGGCTGACGCTCCCCGGTCCCGAGGTGGGGTGGGCGGAGCTGGTGGCGGGCGACGGTCACGTCGTAGTCGGCCGTGAGCACGGCGGTTTCGAGCCGCTCCACCCCGACACAGCCGTGGCCCCCGGCGACACTGCGCGCACGGGGGAGCTCTCCACCGCGGAGCTATCGGTGGGCGGCGCCCGGGTCATCCTGGCCCCCTCGACGGGCCTGCGCCTCGAGGGGTCCGTCCGGAGCGCGGACGCGAGCTCGACCCTGTTGGAGCTCCTCTACGGGCGGGTCCGGGCGGTGCTGGACGCGATCCTGGGCGACGGCGAGGAGTTCCGCATCGGCGGACCCACGGCGGTGGCCATCGTCCGCGGGACGGATTTCGAGGTCGCGTCGCCCGACCCGGGCGTGACCCAGATAGCCGTTTTCCGCGGGCGGGTGCTGGTAGAGCCGCGGCTCGCGGGCGAGCCCGCCGGGGAGCCTTTCGAGCTGGGCCCCGGCGAGGGCGCGGTCGTCCGCGAGCACGGCGTCACCCGGGTGGCCCTCCCCGCCGAACCATCCCTGCTTCGGCCCGGGGACGGCGCGTCCCTGGTCTTCGCCGCCGACGCCCGGCGGGGCGTGGTGTTCGAGTGGGAGGCCCCCGCGGGGGCGATCCGCGTTTACTTCCAGCTCGCCGCCGATCCGGCCTGCACGCGACTCTACGAGGAGCGCGAGTCGGCCGCCGGCGAGGCCCTCCGCCTGGAGCTGGTCCCCGGCACGTACTACTGGCGCGCGGCCGCCCTGGACGACAACGGCCTGGCGGGCGAGTTCTCCCCGGCGCGCTCCTTCGAGGTGGTCGTTGACGACACTCCGCCGGACCTGGAGATTCAGGGCTGGCGGCTGGGCGGCGGCGGACGCACCCTCACCCTGTGGGGCCGGACCACGGACGCGGCCAACCTCGTCGTCGGCGCCGGGCCGGTCCCCCTCTCCGGCGACGGCGGCTTCGAGGCCACCGTGCCCACGGGCGCCTACGACGGCTCGGTGCCCCTGATCGTCCGCGACGCGGCGGGCAACTCCCGGGAGTACCGCCTCGTGTTCCACATCCCCGACCTGCCGGTGGGCCTGGTGGGGCCCACGGGGGGCACCGGCCTGAACGCCCTCGTCTCGCCGCGCGGCCTGGAGCCCTGGTCCATGCGCGTCGCCCTCGGCGCGGACTACTACGACTGGCTGGTCGGCTCCACCGTTCCGGAGTACACACCCCTGGAGCGGGCGGTGCAGCCCTGGCTGGCCGTCTCCCTCGGCCTCGGCGGCTGGGGGGAGCTCTCCCTCAAGGCGCCCTACGTGAACCAGATTTTCTCCGGCGGCGAGACTTTTGGCGGGATGGGCGACCTGGCGCTGGAGGGGAAGCTCTCGCCCCCCGCGCCCGGCGATTTCGCCTACGCCCTCTACGCCCGCGCCGCCCTGCCCACCGGACCGACCTATCCCGAGCGGGACGAGGTCGCGAACTACCGCCCGCCGGTGGACCTGGGCCCCGGGACCCCCGACGGCCGCGCGGCCCTGACCGCCGGTCTGGCCCTCCAGTACGATTTCCTCAAGGGCGGGGTTCTGGGTAATCTGGGCTACGACTTCGCGGCGGGGGGCGGCTTCGAAGGCGGCATCGGACTCGTCTGGGCCGCCACCGACTGGCTCTCCCTCTCCGTGGAGGGCCAGTACGGCGTGTCGCCCTACAACGCCTTCTCCCTGGTCCCCGGTTTCCACTTCCGCGTCGCCGACCTGGACGTCTCGCTCTACGTGGACGTGCCCTTCGCCGCCGATGAGGTCCTGGAAACCGGGCTGGCCGTCGTGCTTTTCGAGCTTTAA